The following proteins come from a genomic window of Synergistaceae bacterium:
- a CDS encoding thioredoxin family protein yields MKFSVKMLSALVLVMVLCGCASAALPSVTMLSTKTCPACSQMEKVMKQIDAKYQGKVSTAHIFLEDNPDIARKYNVRYVPTLLFRDASGKVVAQEVGYKSLDAVVAVFRKAGIRL; encoded by the coding sequence ATGAAGTTCAGCGTGAAGATGTTATCAGCTCTTGTGCTGGTGATGGTGTTGTGCGGTTGTGCATCGGCTGCTCTTCCTTCTGTAACTATGCTTTCGACGAAGACATGTCCGGCGTGTTCACAGATGGAGAAGGTCATGAAGCAGATAGACGCGAAATATCAGGGTAAAGTCTCGACGGCGCACATATTCCTCGAGGACAACCCCGACATTGCACGGAAGTACAATGTACGTTACGTGCCTACTCTGCTGTTCCGTGATGCCTCAGGCAAAGTAGTTGCGCAGGAAGTCGGCTACAAGAGTCTTGATGCAGTAGTCGCGGTGTTCAGGAAGGCCGGAATAAGGCTGTAG
- a CDS encoding ATP-binding protein, translating to MCVLFAYEAPADSLIVRLSTAFSSNDALEVHILFHELITLAYRDHYASGNLWQNYLTHFILTNENFFSLACERRAPPQGSLRDVALHDFDGFKRLFALDNEHMHYINNFTGESCCTSPVCEISKAIAEASTPQRIFDIVTNFYRRHGAGKLAFSRAFRFDGRELLPVEHVGDVRLADIVGYEPQKAELVANTEAFLAGRPANNVLLYGDGGTGKSTSIKAILNEYADAGLRVIEIYKHQFRDILPLTEMLRDRNCKFIIFIDDLSFEEGEVEYKYLKAVIEGGIETRPDNILIYATSNRRHIVREVWRDRDDMEHKGDIHRSDTVEEKLSLASRFGVAINYSSPRREEYRAIVRALAEKAGLEVDDALIAGADRWELRHGGMTGRAARQYVDYLLGRKV from the coding sequence ATGTGTGTACTATTCGCTTACGAAGCACCTGCGGACAGCCTTATCGTCCGGCTCAGCACAGCTTTCAGCAGCAACGATGCGCTCGAGGTTCACATACTGTTCCACGAACTTATTACGCTGGCATACAGAGACCACTACGCGTCCGGCAACTTGTGGCAGAACTACCTGACGCACTTCATCCTGACCAACGAAAACTTCTTCTCGCTTGCGTGCGAACGACGTGCTCCTCCGCAAGGTTCATTAAGGGACGTGGCACTTCACGACTTCGATGGCTTCAAGAGGCTGTTTGCGCTGGACAATGAGCACATGCACTACATCAACAACTTCACGGGTGAGAGCTGCTGCACGTCGCCGGTGTGTGAGATAAGCAAGGCCATCGCGGAAGCCTCAACCCCGCAAAGAATCTTCGACATCGTTACGAACTTCTACCGCCGACACGGAGCGGGAAAACTGGCATTCAGCCGTGCGTTCAGGTTCGACGGGAGGGAGCTGCTGCCGGTCGAGCATGTCGGTGATGTGAGGCTGGCGGACATTGTGGGGTACGAACCGCAGAAGGCGGAGCTCGTCGCGAACACTGAGGCGTTCCTTGCTGGCAGGCCTGCGAATAACGTTCTGCTTTACGGCGACGGAGGCACTGGGAAATCCACGAGCATCAAGGCAATCTTGAACGAGTACGCTGACGCTGGATTAAGGGTAATAGAGATATACAAGCATCAGTTCAGGGACATCCTGCCGCTCACCGAAATGCTGAGGGATCGTAACTGCAAATTCATAATCTTCATCGATGACCTGTCGTTCGAGGAAGGAGAAGTGGAGTACAAGTATTTGAAGGCTGTTATCGAGGGAGGAATAGAGACGCGGCCGGACAACATATTGATTTACGCAACGTCGAACAGGCGGCACATTGTGCGTGAGGTCTGGCGGGACAGGGACGACATGGAGCACAAGGGGGACATTCACCGCTCGGACACGGTGGAAGAGAAGCTGTCTCTGGCATCGAGGTTCGGCGTGGCAATCAACTACTCGAGCCCGCGCCGTGAGGAGTACCGTGCTATTGTGAGGGCACTTGCGGAGAAGGCGGGGCTTGAGGTTGACGACGCACTGATTGCGGGGGCTGACAGGTGGGAGCTCCGGCACGGAGGAATGACCGGTCGTGCGGCACGTCAGTACGTGGACTATCTTCTTGGCCGGAAGGTCTAG
- the queA gene encoding tRNA preQ1(34) S-adenosylmethionine ribosyltransferase-isomerase QueA, which yields MDIYSLSSYSYDLSPENIAQSPANPRDSSRLLVWDVKAGAVEWSKHFRDITEYLRPDDLLILNDTKVIPARLTGRRKTGGKFELLLLRNLSPDFLTWEALVKPARKLRAGVSVNVAGVNAEIVADKPEGIRDVRFGLPDREAFLSFIDEAGKVPLPPYIHAGDEMRTAYQTVFARHDGSAAAPTASLHFTPELLERIRTLGVSIGYVTLHVGLGTFRPVKTADIREHSIHTEHCELPAKTAAMIQECRKRGGRVIASGTTAARTLETFVGEAGEGDTSLYIYPGYTFSAVDALITNFHLPESSLLMLVAAFVADKSGRNGEKALRELLEVYGKAAREGWRFFSFGDAMLLV from the coding sequence ATGGATATATACTCCCTGAGCTCCTACAGCTACGACCTTTCGCCCGAGAACATCGCGCAGTCTCCTGCTAACCCGCGAGATTCATCGAGGCTTCTTGTGTGGGACGTTAAGGCAGGTGCTGTCGAGTGGTCAAAGCATTTCCGCGACATAACGGAGTACCTGCGGCCTGATGACCTGCTTATCCTCAATGACACTAAGGTGATTCCTGCGCGGCTGACAGGAAGGAGGAAGACGGGCGGAAAGTTCGAGCTCTTGCTGCTACGGAATCTTTCGCCTGACTTCCTGACGTGGGAAGCCCTAGTAAAACCTGCACGCAAGCTCCGCGCCGGTGTCTCGGTGAACGTTGCGGGCGTGAACGCAGAGATTGTCGCCGACAAGCCTGAAGGCATCCGTGATGTGAGGTTCGGTCTGCCTGACCGCGAGGCGTTCCTGTCGTTCATTGATGAGGCGGGGAAAGTTCCTCTGCCTCCGTACATTCACGCGGGCGACGAGATGCGCACTGCGTACCAGACAGTTTTTGCGCGTCATGACGGTTCTGCGGCGGCACCGACCGCGAGCCTGCACTTCACGCCGGAGCTTCTCGAGAGAATCCGCACGCTCGGAGTGAGCATCGGGTACGTTACGCTTCACGTCGGGCTTGGGACGTTCAGGCCGGTGAAGACTGCGGACATCCGGGAGCACAGCATTCACACGGAACACTGCGAGCTTCCGGCCAAGACAGCCGCGATGATTCAGGAATGCAGAAAGCGTGGAGGCAGGGTTATCGCGTCAGGAACAACGGCGGCTCGTACGCTGGAGACTTTCGTGGGAGAGGCCGGAGAGGGAGATACCAGCCTCTACATCTATCCGGGCTACACGTTCAGTGCGGTTGACGCTCTCATCACGAATTTTCACCTGCCGGAAAGTTCGCTGCTTATGCTTGTTGCGGCGTTTGTTGCGGACAAATCCGGCAGGAACGGGGAAAAAGCGTTGAGGGAGCTTCTGGAGGTTTACGGGAAAGCAGCACGCGAAGGGTGGCGGTTCTTCTCGTTCGGTGATGCCATGCTGCTCGTGTAG
- a CDS encoding SpoIID/LytB domain-containing protein: MISIRSRIFVLALVILACPFGAEARDVYVRLSGGSVFNIGSTAGTLTMVDADGRLANLGESAHLTVSGGNVNISAFSFPMPVRITSAGLLKFNGRTYRGAFLITQKAGLLNAVDVEQYLCGVLPAEVGASWPREALRAQAICARTYVLKQSMNRANKGYDVVDTDADQVYKGAGVESDKTNQAVASTAGEILTYGKEIAYTYFHSDSGGHTADISDVWGQSIPYLQGVPEVVNYKSPVASWTARISAAKIQSAITKITGTDIGPISAVQVSEVDDGGRAVTMTFTGTKGSKTIKASQFRTNVDPRTLKSTMFTPSGGAFRVNNTTTPSGLVTRQGGQSSGSELTFEEEQAIARMTAEGVFTTTEMIDMLTNPGKKKQYYQAGLGRTKKTAAPAPQKKQRSKYGYAIEKSGNEFVFYGRGWGHGVGMSQWGAMAMAEKGYTAEKILMHYYPGTTVKKFK, from the coding sequence ATGATTAGTATTCGGAGCAGAATTTTTGTCCTTGCGCTGGTGATTCTTGCGTGCCCGTTCGGGGCTGAGGCGCGGGACGTGTACGTGAGGCTGTCGGGAGGTTCTGTCTTCAACATAGGCAGCACAGCCGGAACTCTCACGATGGTTGACGCTGACGGACGGCTCGCGAATCTCGGAGAATCAGCGCACCTCACTGTCTCGGGCGGAAACGTGAACATCAGCGCGTTTTCGTTCCCGATGCCGGTGAGAATAACGAGCGCGGGACTCCTGAAGTTCAACGGCAGGACGTACAGGGGAGCGTTCCTGATCACGCAGAAGGCCGGGCTGCTTAATGCTGTTGACGTTGAGCAGTACCTGTGCGGGGTTCTTCCGGCAGAAGTCGGTGCATCTTGGCCGAGAGAGGCTCTGAGGGCACAGGCTATCTGCGCGCGAACCTACGTCCTCAAGCAGAGCATGAACAGAGCGAACAAGGGCTATGATGTTGTGGACACGGACGCTGACCAGGTCTACAAGGGAGCAGGTGTCGAGTCGGACAAGACCAATCAGGCAGTAGCCAGCACGGCCGGAGAGATTCTGACGTACGGCAAGGAGATAGCCTACACGTACTTTCACTCCGACAGCGGAGGGCACACGGCGGACATCTCGGACGTTTGGGGACAGAGCATCCCTTACCTTCAGGGCGTGCCGGAAGTCGTGAACTACAAGTCTCCTGTTGCTTCGTGGACGGCAAGGATTTCGGCGGCCAAGATTCAGAGTGCCATCACGAAAATTACGGGCACTGACATCGGGCCGATAAGCGCAGTTCAGGTCTCTGAGGTTGACGATGGAGGCCGCGCAGTAACTATGACGTTCACGGGCACGAAGGGCAGCAAGACCATCAAGGCGAGCCAGTTCCGCACAAACGTAGACCCGCGAACGCTGAAGAGCACGATGTTCACGCCGTCTGGAGGAGCTTTCAGGGTGAACAACACGACGACACCCAGCGGCCTCGTAACGCGTCAGGGCGGGCAGTCATCAGGCAGCGAGCTCACGTTTGAGGAGGAGCAGGCGATAGCGCGGATGACCGCCGAAGGAGTCTTCACGACGACGGAGATGATCGACATGCTGACTAATCCCGGCAAGAAGAAGCAGTACTACCAGGCCGGACTTGGCCGGACGAAGAAGACAGCCGCGCCCGCTCCGCAGAAGAAGCAGAGGAGCAAATACGGTTACGCGATCGAGAAGTCCGGGAACGAGTTTGTGTTTTACGGCAGAGGCTGGGGGCACGGAGTAGGAATGAGCCAGTGGGGAGCTATGGCGATGGCAGAGAAGGGCTACACTGCGGAGAAAATCCTCATGCACTACTATCCCGGCACGACCGTCAAGAAGTTCAAGTGA